The nucleotide sequence CTTCAACCAAAAACAGTTCGGTGTAACGTAAATCTTGAGAAGTACAATCAGCCAATTTACCCGGCAATGCTGGCCCTGAAGTGAGTTTCTTTCTCACCACTTTTTTAGCAGCTCGCATACGACGTTGAGCACTGCTAATTGCCATTTCAGCAAGTAACTCACCGACTTGAACATTCTGATTTAGCCATAAGCTAAACGCATTTTTTACAGCATTTGCAACAAACGCACTGGTTTGTCTTGAAGAGAGTCGCTCTTTGGTTTGCCCTGCAAATTGAGGATCTTGCATTTTCACTGATAATACATAAGCACAACGCTCCCATGTATCATCGGCAGTTAATTTAAGACCTCTCGGTAGTAAATTACGGAATTCACAAAATTCACGCATTGCATCTAACACACCTTGGCGTAAACCATTTACGTGTGTACCACCTTGAACTGTTGGAATTAAGTTAACATAGCTTTCAGTGAGTAGATCGCCACCTTCAGGCAGCCATAACATAGACCATTCAACAGCTTCATTATCACCTTCAAATTTGCCTGTAAAAGGCTCTTCAGGAAGGCGAACAAACTCAGCAACCGCTTCACTTAAATAATCGGTTAAACCATCAGCGTAGCACCAATTTTCTTGGGTATTGTTTACTTTATCGACAAAAGAAACATTAACGCCCGGACACAGTACTGCTTTGGCTTTTAATACGTGAGATAAGCTTTTAGAAGAAAAACGAGGAACATCAAAATAAGAGCCATCAGGCCAAAAATGCACACTCGTTCCTGTGTCCCGTTTTGCACAGGTGCCAATCTCATGTAACTCTTCAACTTTATCGCCATTTTCAAAGGCAATTTGGTAAATTTTACCATCACGACGAACAGTTACTTCAATACGCTTTGAGAGGGCGTTAACAACCGAGATCCCCACACCATGTAACCCGCCAGAAAATTGATAATTTTTATTAGAGAATTTTCCTCCGGCGTGGAGGTGAGCAAGAATTAACTCGATAGCAGAAACGTTAAGTTCAGGGTGAATATCGACAGGCATTCCTCGCCCATTATCGATAACTTCGATAGATTGGTCTGCATATAAAATGACATCGACCTTCGATGCGTGTCCCGCAAGCGCCTCGTCCACGCTATTATCTATCACTTCCTGTGCCAAATGGTTCGGTCTTGTTGTATCTGTATACATCCCCGGACGACGACGTACAGGCTCTAGACCATTAAGAACCTCAATATCCTTTGCGTTATAACTTGATTGAGTCATTGTTTTAATCTGCGGTTCGCTGTTAGAAAAATACTGTTTATAATAACAGGTGTTGGCGGCAATATGATATTAATTTTCGGCTAGATACATCAACCTACGTTTTACAGGTTAATCGACCGAAAGGCTAAATTATCTTTAAAAATTGAATAATTTTCGGAAAAAAACGTTCAAAACCCACAAAAGCATGGTTTCCATCCGATTCTATGGTTTGCCTACACGCGCCAAGATATGAGACAGCTTGACGATAATCAAGTATTTCATCTCCAGTTTGTTGAAGCAACCAAATAAGTTCCGGTGAGGTAATTGCAGGAATACGCAAAGCAAGCAACTCATCCATATGGTGAGGTTCTAGCTTATATTTTTGATGTGTATAAGGATTTTCGTTTTCACCCAAGAAATCTTGCAAAAGATCGAAAGGACGTATCGCAGGATTAACAACAACAGCAGGTAAATTAAAACGTTGAGATAGCCAAATAGATAAATAGCCACCTAATGATGAGCCAATTAATCCAAGCTTGTCATCTGCACTCTCTTTAACTAACGTTTCAATTAGCTGAGCGGCTTCTTGAGGATAAGGTGGCAGTTGAGGTACTAACAATTCAATTTCAGGATGTGTTACTTCAAGCCATTGACGAAAAGCCTGTGCCTTTGCTGATTGAGGTGAGCTATTAAAGCCATGCAAGTAAAGAATACGAGGCATAACTTAATAGCCATCCGCATCAAGATCAGGACAAAATTCAGTGCCCGCTAAACGGTAAACTTGTGTTTCAATTTTGCCCTTCTCATCAGATGAAAGTGACATTTCCAAATAGCGCCAGCCCGGAGAAACAGTATCTAATGTAAAATTCGTACAATGAGGGCGAAACTGAATGCATGTAGAAGGCGTTGCCAACAAACGAATGCCATTCCACATTTCATCCATTTCTTGGTGAATATGGCCACAAAGCATCATTTTGACTTGAGAGTGATTTCTTAAACGTTCTGCCAATTCTTGAGAATTTCTTAAACTGTGTTGATCTAACCATGTACACCCCGAAGGCATAGGATGATGATGCAACAAGATAATCGTATCTCTGTGCTTTTGACTTTCGAGACAACGTGTTAGCCAATCTAACTGACAATCTGATAACTCACCATGAGGAACGCCTTGAATTTGGCTATCTAATAACAGCATTTGCCAATTATCACCAATCAACACTTGTTTAGCTGACAAAATTCCTGCCTGATTTAAAGCATCAATCATTGCAGGTTGATAGTCATGATTACCCGGCAACCAAACACAAGGAGGTGTTAGCGTTGCAATGCCATCAGCAAAATGCTGATAAGCTTCAAAGGTTTGATCTTGAACTAAATCACCTGTCGCAACAATCAAGTCAACATCAAGACCCTGCTCTCTAATCGTATTTAATACCGCATGGTAGCTACGATAGGTATTTATACCCAGCAGAGTGTCTTCCACATTAGCAAAGAGGTGGGTGTCTGTGATTTGTAATATTCTTACGGTGTTTTTGTGTTTCACCGATAATTCAAGCTGGCTTTCCAAAAGGTTTCCTTGTTTCACTCTCATTAGCCGTTATGTTAACGTATTTTCGTAGTAAAGATCTGCCAACCAATACACATTTCAAAAGATTAGTGAGAAATATTCTCGCTTTCAATCACGTTTTTTTCACTTCATTTTACAATTTAATTCATTTGATATCGTACACTTAGAGATAGTTACTCTACTTGATAATATTACTAAAAACATCCTTTAAAGATTGATTAATGTATTAAATTATCGACCAACGCTTTCTTAACGCAACATGATGAAGTTGTAGCCATTGAAGCGCGATAACGGATGCTGCGTTGTCAATAATCCCCTCTTCGACCCAAAGATAAGCTTGTTCTCTGCTGACAACATGAACACGAATATCTTCATTCTCACACGCTAATCCATGAACACCTTTTGCTGTTGTTGCATCAACTTCACCAACGTAAACATGCATTCTTTCGCTCGTACCACCGGGGCTTGAAAGATAACTCACAATAGGTTCACATCGTCCAACAATAACACCCGCTTCTTCTTGGGCTTCACGTCTAACAACATCTTCTGGACTTTCTCCTGGTTCGACCATACCCGCAACCACTTCAAGTAGCCAAGGTGTATCACTGGTTTCATACGCAGGAATACGAATTTGCTCAATTAACACCACTTCATCACGTTTGGGATCGTAAGCAAGCAAAACACCTGCATTGCCTCGTTCAAAAACCTCTCGCTTAACTTCTTCACTCCATCCACCTTCAAAAAGGCGATGTTTAAAGCGATATTCGGTCATGCGGAAAAAGCCTTTGTATAAATCTCTTTGATTGAGCAATTTCACATCTTCACGACCGTATAAAAATGGTGTATTTTCCCTTTTCTTCATACAATGTTCCTTAAGTTACATTTAAGAGTCTTTTTATTGCTTACGTTTAATACAGATTTAAAGAAATTTGCCAACAATTCATGTAAAGTTAATCTAAAATAAAAGGATATGGCACAAATGGCTACCCCTAGTTAGGGAAACAATCTGCTAGAATTATCCCCAATCAAGATTAACAGAGGCAACTCAGCGAAACTGTTGCAACAAGGAATTAAAATGAAAAAACTGCTCTCTCTTTTGGTCACGATGAGTTTGGCAGGATTCAGCACTGCAAGTCAGGCTGAGGATCTGCTTCAAGTTTATCAAAAAGCAAAGGACAGTAACCCTGAGTTACGCAAGTCATTAGCTGAACGAAATCAAGCTTTTGAAAAAATTAATGAAGCTCGTGGCTCATTATTACCACAATTAGGATTAGGCGCATCCGCAGATTATAAAAGTGGCTACCGCGATAATAGCAACACCGAATCCAACGCTATTGGTGCAAGTTTAACGCTGACTCAAAGTGTGTTTAACATGGCGTTATGGCGCCAATTAAATATTCAAGAAAAAACAGCGGGCATGAGCGATGTGACTTACCAAACAAGTCAGCAAAAACTGATTTTAGACACCGCGACCGCTTACTTTGATGTTTTGCGTGCTATCGATTCATTATCATTTATTGAAGCGCAAAAAGAACAAGTTTACCGTCAGTTAGATCAAACAACTCAACGTTTTAACGTAGGTTTAGTGGCTATTACTGACGTACAAAATGCGCGTGCAAATTACGATAGCGTACTGGCGCAAGAAGTGGCTGGTCGAAATCAATTAGATAATGCATTAGAAAAACTACGCCAAGTAAGTGGTATCTATTACATTAATCTAGCATCACTAAACATCAGCCGTTTTTCAACAACTTCACCAGACTCTATTGAGAAACTGCTAAAAGATGCTGAAGAGCGTAACTTAAGTTTATTAAGCGCACGTTTAGGTCAAGATTTAGCGCGCGAAAATATTCGTTTAGCACAATCAGGTCACTTACCAACAGTAGATTTAAATGCATCAACCGGTGTGTCCAATAGCCATAGCCACGGTAGCGCATTACCACCAGCAACAGCGGGTAATAGTCGCAATAGTTACAGTGGTCAAAATAGTATTGGTCTATCTGTTAGTATTCCTCTGTATACTGGCGGCAAAACAAGCTCACAAGTTGAACAAGCACAATATGGTTTTACGAGTGCTAGCGAACAATTAGAATCGGTTTATCGTTCTATTGTCCAAATCGCGCGTTCTTCTTATAACAATATTTCTGCATCAATCAGTAGCATTAAAGCGTATCAACAAGTTGTTGTTTCTGCGCAAAGTTCATTAGATGCAACTGAAGCGGGTTATCAAGTAGGTACTCGTACTATTGTTGATGTGTTGAATGCCACCACAACGCTTTATGATGCAAAACAGAAATTATCCAACGCACGTTATGACTATTTAATTAACCAATTAAATATTGAATATGCGCGTGGTACATTAAATGAAAATGACTTAATTCAGTTAAATAATGCACTAGGTGCAGAAGTTTCTACTTCACCAGATAGCATTATTCGCTCGTTAACAAGCCCTGCTCTTAACGTTGCACCTTGATCGTGAATTAAGAATTTAGTCACTTATAAAAAACCGCTTTCAGCGATAAACTGATAAGCGGTTTTTTTTATGCTTCCTCTCCGCATAAGATATTGTGTTATGGCTTAAATTAAGATCTCAGCAATATCTATATTCTTGTATTAACAAATACCTTAATTACAATTAGGTTAAAAAGAGAGGATTTACCTAATTTCATTACTCTTAACCTTATAAAGATCACAAATTTCTGGTTATCCCTGATGATTAGGCGTTTCTTATTTATTTTCTAGACTATTTAACCTATCCTAGATTTTATTTTGAACGTTTTACCTTTTATGGATCTTATCAATATGCCAATGAAACGTACCAAATCGATTAATCGTGATGCTTTCCGTAAAGCATTTCGTCCTTATCGTCTGGCGCCTGTTGCAATCGCCATCACTGCTGTATTCGCGCTTTCAGGATGTGAAGAGAGCGATGAGACAGTTTCACTGTATATGAATGCACAAGAATGTGCTCAAGCGAATCCTTCACAAGCGGCACAGTGCGAAGACTCTTATCGCACTGCATTGCAAGAAGCACAGCGTACAGCACCGAAATACGCAACATTAGAAGACTGTGTAGCTGAATTTGGTGATGCACAATGTACACAAACAGCGTCTATCGATGGACAGCCTGTTAGTACCGAAAATGCCAATAATTTAAGCCCAGACAGCTCACAAATGGCTCAAGCTAACTCTGGTGGTAGCTTCTTTATGCCATTAATGGCGGGTTATATGATGGGTCGCCTAATGGGTGGCGGTGCGCCAGCACAACCTCTGTTTAGTTCACGTAATCCAACAAGCCCTGCGAATGGTAAATTTGTGGACGCAACAGGCCGTAACTATGGTCCAGCAGTTGGTGGTCGTCAAATGAACGTACCAAAAACAGCCATGACACCAAAACCATCAACAACCTCGACAGTAACTCGTGGCGGCTTTGGTAATACAGTTTCAAGACAAGCAGCGGCTCAACGTACCAGTGCAACAAATAATAACCGTAGCTCAACTGGTTCATCTTCTTATCGTTCAGGTGGTTAATTAAAACCATGAAACGCGAAAATATCATTGAACGCCCAGATTGGCGTGAAAAAGCCACTGAATTTGGCTTTAATTTTCATACAATGTATGGCGAGCCTTATTGGTCTGAAGATGCTTATTATCAATTCTCAATGGAAGAGGTTGAAACGTTAGAAGAAACAACAGAAGAGTTGCATCAGATGTGCTTACAGGTCGCTGATAAAGTGGCTAATAGTGAAGAGTTGCTGACTCGTTTTCAAATTCCTCGTCACTGCTGGGATTTTGTACGTGATTCATGGAAATCATCTCAACCTTCGCTCTATTCACGTCTTGATTTAGCCTATGACGGCAAAAGCCCAGCAAAACTGTTAGAAAATAATGCAGATACGCCAACGTCGCTGTATGAATCTGCTTTTTTCCAATGGATCTGGCTTGAAGATCAAGTCAACGCAGGCCGTTTACCGCAAAATGCCGATCAATTTAATAGCATTCAAGAGAAGTTAATCGATCGATTCGCAGAGCTTCGTGATCAATACGGAATGCGTTATCTGCATATGTCTTGTTGCCAAGATACTGAAGAAGATCGCGGTACGGTTCAATATTTACAAGATTGTGCTGAAGAAGCCGAAGTTACAACTGACTTTGTGTTTATTGAAGATCTAGGTCTAGGTGAACGTGGTGAGCTAACTGATCTGCAAGATCAGATAATCAGCAATATGTTTAAGCTTTACCCTTGGGAATTTATGTTCCGCGAAGACTTCTCAACTAAGTTAGCTGATGCGGGAATTCGTTGGTTGGAGCCATCTTGGAAGAGTATTATCTCGAATAAAGCATTACTGCCAATGCTTTGGGAGATGTTCCCTAATCACCCAAATCTGCTACCTGCTTATTTTTATGATGGTAAAGCACCTGATTCATTATCACGTTATGTTATCAAGCCACTGTTTTCACGTGAAGGTGCAAATATTCGTATTGTTGAAAATGGCAAAGATATTGCTGTTGCAGATGGTCCTTATGGTGAAGAAGGCTTTATTGTTCAAGATTTTCATCCACTACCAAAATTTGGTGATAGCTATACATTAATTGGTAGTTGGTTGGTTAACGACCAATCCGCAGGTATTTGTATTAGAGAAGATAGAGAGCTTATCACTCAAGATCTCTCACGCTTCTATCCACATATTATTTTAGATTAATAGAAATCTTAAAATTATATTGAGCACCTTATTGTTTATAAGCAGTAAGGTGTTTTTTATTGCAAAAACCTTCTCATTTTATGATTTCAATATATGGCTATATTCCAGAAATAATCATATCCATAGCAGATACAATCGCGGTATGGATCTCTGGTTTAACACACACGATATCAACTGTTCTTAACTTATTCTTTGCTACAACGGTTATAGATTTCGTCATAACAACATATTTCTGATTATCTATTTTAATAACGGGTGTCAATATTTCTACTTGAGAATTCTTATATGATAGCTGAGTAATCGGTATAATAACCCGAGAATCAAGATCACTTAGTAGCTCATTTTGAATATCAATAAAATAAGGGTATTGTTCTTTCGATTTAAGGGATTTGTTACGATATACCGTATATTGAGACATTAAATAACCCCATATTCATCGTCATCAGTAAACAACCCCATTTCTTGTTCAAATTCATTAAGAGCTTGGATGCCATTTTTGTTTTCCGCTTTCCACTGTTCTCGCTTTTTTTCACGAATTGCATCAGATAACATTTGATCGAGTGTTGCTGATAAATTAATTCCAAGCGCTCGCGCTTCATCCACCAATTTTGCAGTTAGATACACATTAACTCCTCGTTTATCTTTTTTACTCATTGCTAATGTTTTCATTATAAGCTCCATTTATGCGCATCATTTATGTGCATAAGTGTAGAGCAGATAATTATCAACATCAAACTAGAAGATATTCAAAAAAACATAATCGATTTATTTAATGAAAGATGAAAAGTATTCATTGAATAGTAATGAAGCTTATCAGAGATTTATCCAAATAAAAATAAAATCAATATAAACAAAAGGTTAAAATCATTTATTATATCTATATAGAAAATTGGAAAGGTCAATAACGAGGGAAATATAATGAGTCGATACATTATATTTAATATAAAAAAGGTCAAATTCCACAAAAGTGCATTTGACCTTTAGATATTATAAATTAGTTTTTATTGAACAATCTTATCCAATTTGAAATGTCATCATACTGAGCGATTTATTAATGATATCATTATTTAGCAACGTTACTTTTTCACCTTCCTGTTTTAAACCTAATAGGTATAACGCGGGTAAAAAATGCTCTGCTGTTGGATGTGACAATCGTCCTTCTTCCGTTGATAAAATCGTAAAGAGCTCAGTTGGCTCTTTGTCACTTTGCAAGCTACTTTCTATTGCTTCACTAAACGAAAGTGCCCAAGGATAAGGCGTTGCATCACTGTTTTGCCAATCCATCATTCTTAAGTTATGAACAATATTACCGCTACCAATAATTAAAACGCCTTCTTTACGTAGCTCAACTAATTTTTGACCTAATTCGTAGTGCCATTGTGCTGATTGACGCGCATCAATGCTTAATTGAACAACAGGAATATTTGCCTTGGGATACATTTTTTCAAGTATCCCCCAACTTCCATGATCTAATCCCCATTGATCCATATCGAGTTTTAATTTAATCGGATCAATAAGATCTTCAATCAGCGCTGCTAAACCTATTGAGCCTCGCGCTGGGTATTCTATTGCATACAATTCTGGTGGAAATCCATAAAAATCATGAATTGTCTTTGGTTGCGACATTGCTGTTACATAAGTTCCATCGGTATACCAATGGGCTGAAATCACTAAAATCGCTTTAGGTTGAGGAAGCGTTTCCCCTAATTTTGACCAGAGGCGAGTGTATGTATTATCTT is from Proteus columbae and encodes:
- a CDS encoding glutathionylspermidine synthase family protein — protein: MKRENIIERPDWREKATEFGFNFHTMYGEPYWSEDAYYQFSMEEVETLEETTEELHQMCLQVADKVANSEELLTRFQIPRHCWDFVRDSWKSSQPSLYSRLDLAYDGKSPAKLLENNADTPTSLYESAFFQWIWLEDQVNAGRLPQNADQFNSIQEKLIDRFAELRDQYGMRYLHMSCCQDTEEDRGTVQYLQDCAEEAEVTTDFVFIEDLGLGERGELTDLQDQIISNMFKLYPWEFMFREDFSTKLADAGIRWLEPSWKSIISNKALLPMLWEMFPNHPNLLPAYFYDGKAPDSLSRYVIKPLFSREGANIRIVENGKDIAVADGPYGEEGFIVQDFHPLPKFGDSYTLIGSWLVNDQSAGICIREDRELITQDLSRFYPHIILD
- a CDS encoding DUF1190 family protein encodes the protein MPMKRTKSINRDAFRKAFRPYRLAPVAIAITAVFALSGCEESDETVSLYMNAQECAQANPSQAAQCEDSYRTALQEAQRTAPKYATLEDCVAEFGDAQCTQTASIDGQPVSTENANNLSPDSSQMAQANSGGSFFMPLMAGYMMGRLMGGGAPAQPLFSSRNPTSPANGKFVDATGRNYGPAVGGRQMNVPKTAMTPKPSTTSTVTRGGFGNTVSRQAAAQRTSATNNNRSSTGSSSYRSGG
- the ygiD gene encoding 4,5-DOPA dioxygenase extradiol, with the protein product METKMMPALFIGHGSPMNVLEDNTYTRLWSKLGETLPQPKAILVISAHWYTDGTYVTAMSQPKTIHDFYGFPPELYAIEYPARGSIGLAALIEDLIDPIKLKLDMDQWGLDHGSWGILEKMYPKANIPVVQLSIDARQSAQWHYELGQKLVELRKEGVLIIGSGNIVHNLRMMDWQNSDATPYPWALSFSEAIESSLQSDKEPTELFTILSTEEGRLSHPTAEHFLPALYLLGLKQEGEKVTLLNNDIINKSLSMMTFQIG
- the cpdA gene encoding 3',5'-cyclic-AMP phosphodiesterase, which codes for MESQLELSVKHKNTVRILQITDTHLFANVEDTLLGINTYRSYHAVLNTIREQGLDVDLIVATGDLVQDQTFEAYQHFADGIATLTPPCVWLPGNHDYQPAMIDALNQAGILSAKQVLIGDNWQMLLLDSQIQGVPHGELSDCQLDWLTRCLESQKHRDTIILLHHHPMPSGCTWLDQHSLRNSQELAERLRNHSQVKMMLCGHIHQEMDEMWNGIRLLATPSTCIQFRPHCTNFTLDTVSPGWRYLEMSLSSDEKGKIETQVYRLAGTEFCPDLDADGY
- the nudF gene encoding ADP-ribose diphosphatase — its product is MKKRENTPFLYGREDVKLLNQRDLYKGFFRMTEYRFKHRLFEGGWSEEVKREVFERGNAGVLLAYDPKRDEVVLIEQIRIPAYETSDTPWLLEVVAGMVEPGESPEDVVRREAQEEAGVIVGRCEPIVSYLSSPGGTSERMHVYVGEVDATTAKGVHGLACENEDIRVHVVSREQAYLWVEEGIIDNAASVIALQWLQLHHVALRKRWSII
- a CDS encoding CcdB family protein, with protein sequence MSQYTVYRNKSLKSKEQYPYFIDIQNELLSDLDSRVIIPITQLSYKNSQVEILTPVIKIDNQKYVVMTKSITVVAKNKLRTVDIVCVKPEIHTAIVSAMDMIISGI
- the parE gene encoding DNA topoisomerase IV subunit B, which encodes MTQSSYNAKDIEVLNGLEPVRRRPGMYTDTTRPNHLAQEVIDNSVDEALAGHASKVDVILYADQSIEVIDNGRGMPVDIHPELNVSAIELILAHLHAGGKFSNKNYQFSGGLHGVGISVVNALSKRIEVTVRRDGKIYQIAFENGDKVEELHEIGTCAKRDTGTSVHFWPDGSYFDVPRFSSKSLSHVLKAKAVLCPGVNVSFVDKVNNTQENWCYADGLTDYLSEAVAEFVRLPEEPFTGKFEGDNEAVEWSMLWLPEGGDLLTESYVNLIPTVQGGTHVNGLRQGVLDAMREFCEFRNLLPRGLKLTADDTWERCAYVLSVKMQDPQFAGQTKERLSSRQTSAFVANAVKNAFSLWLNQNVQVGELLAEMAISSAQRRMRAAKKVVRKKLTSGPALPGKLADCTSQDLRYTELFLVEGDSAGGSAKQARDREYQAIMPLRGKILNTWEVSSDEVLASQEVHDISVAIGMDPDSDDLSQLRYGKVCILADADSDGLHIATLLCALFVRHFPALVKEGHVYMAMPPLYRIDLGKEVHYALDESEKNAILQRLSRKKGKPNVQRFKGLGEMNPLQLRETTLDPNTRRLVQLVIDDENYQETLGMMDMLLAKKRSEDRRNWLQEKGDEVDIEV
- the yqiA gene encoding esterase YqiA, with translation MPRILYLHGFNSSPQSAKAQAFRQWLEVTHPEIELLVPQLPPYPQEAAQLIETLVKESADDKLGLIGSSLGGYLSIWLSQRFNLPAVVVNPAIRPFDLLQDFLGENENPYTHQKYKLEPHHMDELLALRIPAITSPELIWLLQQTGDEILDYRQAVSYLGACRQTIESDGNHAFVGFERFFPKIIQFLKII
- a CDS encoding type II toxin-antitoxin system CcdA family antitoxin; translated protein: MKTLAMSKKDKRGVNVYLTAKLVDEARALGINLSATLDQMLSDAIREKKREQWKAENKNGIQALNEFEQEMGLFTDDDEYGVI
- the tolC gene encoding outer membrane channel protein TolC, which gives rise to MKKLLSLLVTMSLAGFSTASQAEDLLQVYQKAKDSNPELRKSLAERNQAFEKINEARGSLLPQLGLGASADYKSGYRDNSNTESNAIGASLTLTQSVFNMALWRQLNIQEKTAGMSDVTYQTSQQKLILDTATAYFDVLRAIDSLSFIEAQKEQVYRQLDQTTQRFNVGLVAITDVQNARANYDSVLAQEVAGRNQLDNALEKLRQVSGIYYINLASLNISRFSTTSPDSIEKLLKDAEERNLSLLSARLGQDLARENIRLAQSGHLPTVDLNASTGVSNSHSHGSALPPATAGNSRNSYSGQNSIGLSVSIPLYTGGKTSSQVEQAQYGFTSASEQLESVYRSIVQIARSSYNNISASISSIKAYQQVVVSAQSSLDATEAGYQVGTRTIVDVLNATTTLYDAKQKLSNARYDYLINQLNIEYARGTLNENDLIQLNNALGAEVSTSPDSIIRSLTSPALNVAP